From Panthera uncia isolate 11264 chromosome X, Puncia_PCG_1.0, whole genome shotgun sequence, the proteins below share one genomic window:
- the PLP1 gene encoding myelin proteolipid protein produces MGLLECCARCLVGAPFASLVATGLCFFGVALFCGCGHEALTGTEKLIETYFSKNYQDYEYLINVIHAFQYVIYGTASFFFLYGALLLAEGFYTTGAVRQIFGDYKTTICGKGLSATFVGITYALTVVWLLVFACSAVPVYIYFNTWTTCQSIAFPSKTSASIGSLCADARMYGVLPWNAFPGKVCGSNLLSICKTAEFQMTFHLFIAAFVGAAATLVSLLTFMIAATYNFAVLKLMGRGTKF; encoded by the exons GCTTGTTGGAGTGCTGTGCAAGATGTCTTGTAGGGGCCCCCTTTGCTTCCTTGGTGGCCACCGGCTTGTGTTTCTTTGGGGTGGCACTGTTCTGTGGTTGTGGACATGAAGCACTCACTGGCACAGAAAAGCTAATTGAGACCTATTTCTCCAAAAACTACCAGGACTATGAGTATCTCATCAATGT GATCCATGCCTTCCAGTATGTCATCTATGGAactgcctctttcttcttcctttatggGGCCCTCCTGCTGGCTGAGGGCTTCTACACCACCGGTGCAGTCAGGCAGATCTTTGGCGACTACAAGACCACCATCTGCGGCAAGGGCCTGAGCGCAACG TTTGTGGGCATCACCTATGCCCTGACCGTTGTGTGGCTCCTGGTGTTTGCCTGCTCTGCTGTGCCTGTGTACATTTACTTCAACACGTGGACCACCTGCCAATCTATTGCCTTCCCCAGCAAGACCTCTGCCAGTATaggcagtctctgtgctgatgccaGAATGTATG GTGTTCTACCATGGAATGCTTTCCCTGGCAAGGTGTGTGGCTCCAACCTTCTGTCCATCTGCAAAACAGCTGAG TTCCAAATGACCTTCCACCTGTTTATTGCTGCATTTGTGGGAGCTGCAGCCACACTGGTTTCCCTG CTCACCTTCATGATTGCTGCCACTTACAACTTTGCCGTCCTTAAACTCATGGGCCGAGGCACCAAGTTCTGA